Part of the Pelmatolapia mariae isolate MD_Pm_ZW linkage group LG3_W, Pm_UMD_F_2, whole genome shotgun sequence genome is shown below.
TCTCTCTACccaagtgtccagaacatatggctgcaggtctggtgatacgatttcaaaatcgatcatcgacctgcggcctagagcatCCTGGTGGCacatgcacttatggacactcttatgttcaaACATGGTGTTTGTTACGCCTAAAATGTGCTTTGCACACAAGTCCAGTAACAAAACACCACTCGGGTTTAGATACGGAAAGCCGTACCCCCCAATCATGCCCCTCCAAGTCTCGCTGACGGTACCGAAGTGAGCACTGACGTCTCTCAGTgggacaacagagtctccaggtagAGCACCTTCCAGCAACCCACCCAGGGATTCTAAAAAGGCTgtgtactctgaactgccacttgGTGCATAAgcacagatgacagtcaggagcCGTTCTTCGAGCTGAAgtcgcagggaacaaaccctctcatccaccgggaagaACCCCAACGTACAGGCAGCAAGCTGAGGGGATATTAGAATATCCAACCCAGCCCACTGCGTCTCACCAGGGGAAACTCCAGACAAAGACAGAGTCCAgtccctctccaggagactggttccagagcccaagctgtGCGTTGAGTTGAGCCttactatatctagccggtacctctcaacctcacgcactaactcaggctccttcacccaccagagaggtgacattccatgtcccaaatGCCAGTCTTGGGATCAGTCTGCCAGGGCCTCCACACCTGGCCGCCGCCTGGCACAccatgcacccgacccctacggcACCTCCTGCAGGTTGTGAGCCTgcaggaggatgggcccatgtccccttttcAGGCTGTGACCGACCggtccccatggactaaggcccggtgACCAGATACTCGCCCTCAGGCACGCTTCCCGGGCCTGGTTCCAGGGCAAGGCACTGGTTCCCCTGTCCtgggcagggtaaactgttccctcggTGATGTactcataagggtcttctgaatcgctcttcgTCTGGTCCCtgacccaggaccaatttgccatgggagaccctaccatgGGGCAAAAGCACCtggacaacatagcccctgtgTCATGATCCTGAATCTTTTGACCCATGTTTTaagtttgagtttattttgatgtttatggtcTATTTTTAAGTTCATTAGGTTAtctaagttcatttgtttattagattccccttgtgtatCCAACTcctgttaagtctcccttgtccttcatgtgtttcatgtttgtgtttcttatgtTGTCATGTTTGCGTTTCATTAtatttcccattttattttgaaagaggttCTGTGTTCCTGTATTTTGTTTTACTCTTCCCCTATGGCATTGTTATGTTCATGTTGTGTCTACTCTGCCTTTCTGTCCCATGTTTCAGGTCCCTATGTTCTGTTCTCCCCAGTCTGTTAAGTTTACATGTCTTGAGTTCAgacagtgtttcctgttttacttccaCAGTCTATGTCCTATGTTaatgtttctagttttgcttcccttatCTCGTCCAGcctaattactcccagctgtgctctcctcctgtggcTCATTCCCCCCTCGTTATctctcagtgtatttaaaccccatgtttctctttgtcagtgttgCATCCTCCCTCATAGCTGTGTGATTTTTCCCTGTGGCTCCTTGtgctttagttttcccagtttaattTAGTATTGTTTTTTGTGTCCCACTCCacgccagcaataaagctgtgttttttgagtttacTTTTGTTGTCTgcgagtttgcgtttgggtcctactcttgcctgcacacagctgtaCTGTGACACCCTGGTGtccctgaaacacacaaacccctGCACCACGACAAGGTAGCGATTCGTGGAGTGGAGTTAATAGTTAAAACCTCACCACAACCAcaacccctccctgagcctggttctgccgaaggtttcttcctgttaaaagggagtttttcctttataattattttatagtTTAACAATTATATaacaattataattataattgttGGGAAAATAATAATTGTATAATTGTCATATAATTGTTTGGTTGGGATATGTACGTAGCATTCTCCcgcaaaacgctacgtccagatgaacagaatcaacttttggagacaatGGTCAGCCTCCACCTGAAAACTTACATAAGACAAACATCACAGAGTACAAACAACTCCACCGCCTGGTGTGGTGAATGAAAGCATCACATGGCAACATTGACCTGGTTCATTTGTTCCACATCCTGTCAGATTTCTCCATGGGCTCACAAGCAGTAGAAAAAATAACCACTTCTTTACATTTAGAATGATCTTTCCTCAACACTGGTTCAGTTTTGAAGTTGCACTGTAATAACACTGAGTTGTTAATTTCACCTGTTGCTGTTCCTGTTCCGACAGTCACATTATCTGACTTCCTGCTTCACTTTTATCTTTCAGGTCCCTCAGATGATGACATGAGTGGAAAGAGGGTAGGAAAGTCCACAAGCTCTTAAAGACTATTTCCATGTTATCGCTTGTTAAAATagtgtgtatttatttgtttttttctgcagtcaGTGGAGTTTCTAGATGAAATCACCAGTAAGAGGCCGTGTCAAAGGCAAACTGAGAAACTGTTTGCTAGACTTCACCTTCAGGATAAACTTACACAGAAGCTGTCACCAAAAGAGTTTCTTCACTTCTGTCCATCTGTGACACAGCACCATGTCACATCTGAGAAAAATCTGGCTTACATGTTTCTCCACAGACTAATGATGTTGGACTACAGGGCCAGATATATTTCTGTGAGACCAGACAGTCCTGAGGGCACAGACCCAAAGTCTAGTCCAGTGACTGACATCAGTGACTGGGACACTTTTTTGAGCACCATTGTAGACACTCATCAAAAAGAACAGACGCGTGTGCATCCAATGGATGTTCAGATGGCAGTATTTCACTGTTCAGACAGCTTCCTTAAACAGATGATCGTTACAAAGCTCTCTCAGTGTCAGTATGCCTTACCTTTGCTTGTTCCTGACCCAGTCACAAAGGACATTGAGTGTCCTCTATGGACTTTCAGACAGATAACAAAAACCTGGATGGTGAGTCAGATCAAAGATGGTGCATGCATCATCACCGTGAAGAGTAGTCCAGTCTGCAAAGCCCAGACACCCTTGGTGTCATTTTTCCGCCTGGGTTCTCTTTCATTGTCTAAATCTCAGCTGATGAATGCTTTGATCAACGACTGTCACAATACCTTCTTCCACAGAAACTGCCTAGGAAGCACAAGGTCTCGCCATCTGATGGATGGTGTGGCAGAGATTGCCTGGTACTGCCCTGCTGGAAAACCCACTGATGCCTTCAGTGACTGCATTGCATTTTGTAATCTTCATGGTGATGCCCTGCAGGTTAAAAAACAGCGCGACATACTGATTGAAAAGTCCTCCATCAACGTTTTTCTTGTTGAATCTTTCCAAAAAGATGAAGAAAGCAGATCACTTCTGTTAGACCTCTTAGAGTCTCATAAGCCTCTCATTTTTATCATTGAAGATTACAGCTGTGATATTGTAagagcaaaaaagagaaaatacaaaatggGTCTGAAAGGCAGAAACCAGCCAGATGTATCCGAACAACTGAAAACAATCATTAGAGAAGTTTTATCTTCTGCAGATGGACCCAGCTCACAACCATTGTTTCAACTTGAATCTATGGATTCAATCTCTGGAATTACAGTGGATGAACATGGGGAAGCCTGTAAGAGAGGCAGATTTGCTGCTTCAGAAATAATGGAGCTGATTACAAAGGAGAACACTGATATCTCAAAGATCAATCATCTCAGAGGAGActctgaaaatgagaaaagtgaaAATCAGCAGGAAACAATTGAAGAAAGTCAGAAACAATGTGGTGCCTTCTACAGTAAACTGTTCATTAAAACCCATTCAGCGCTAGCACCAATAGAAAGAGAGTATTTCCTGAAATGGACTCAGATCTTATTGGACGACCACTCCACAGAGaatttttcttctgttcttcATAGTCTTGGTGAAAATTGTTTTGAGGTATTACCTATAGGGAATAAACATGACAAATCAGATATTGCATTCAAGAACCAAACTGAGATGGAAGACATATCCAAAAAACTGCCTTCTGGATCCTTCAGGTTGGAGCACATGTTCAGGGAAATGGTACATATCTGTGACTGTTGTGAATATCCTGACTTGACTGCAGAGCTGATGATATCAGGACACCCAGTGAAGCTTATAGATGGTGATGCAGGTCACCTGCCTTTAAAAGGGATCTCAAGTCTCTTAGAGAATGTCATCCAGAAACTGGGGGACAAGAGAGTttttgtgttgtctgttttgggACTAGAAAGCCCAGAGAGGGGTGGAAGACCAACCATGCTTAACACCATGTTGGGACTGCAGTCTGCAGTTGGTGCTGCTGGCAGATGCACAAAGAGTGCCTTCATGCAGCTGCTCCAAGTGTCAGAGGTGATGAAGAAAGACTTTGGGACTGACTATGTTCTAGTGGTTTACACTGAAGAATTGCAGGGTCTTGAATTGGAAGATGGCACAACTCCCCAACATGGCAATAAACTGGCAACATTTCTTGTTAGTCTAGGAAACATGACGTTGATTAACATAATTGGAGCAGATCTATTGAGGATACAAGTCATTCTGCAGATTGTTCAGACTATGATGAGGATGAAGAAGGTTCAACTTTCTCCCAGATGTCTGTTTGTTCACCAAAATGTTACAGATGTACCAGcagagaagaaaatggatgaaagaAAACTCTTACAGAAAAAACTGGACCAAATAACCAAACTCGTCAAAGCGAAGGAGTTTGAATCAGAGTGCTTCACTGATGTCACTCAATTTGATATACAGATAGACGTGAAATATTGTGAGCACTTGTGGGAGGGCACCCTGCCCATGTCTCCTCCAAATCCAGGTTACAGTGAGAGCCTCCAAGACTTGAAGAACAACATCTGTAAAGCTTCTAAGTCTGCTGGTATCACTCTGTCACAGCTTATAATGAAAATTAAGGATGTGTGGAACGCCCTTCTGAATGAATCTGACAAGTCAGAGGTAAGTTATTCTTTCTATAGAAAACAGCAAAACCTAAGAAGAAATGTGATAAAgtaatgaaatgaaattctGTTAAAGCATTGTTTTAAACACCCTCATAAacataggaaaaaacaaaacaaaaaacaaagtattgTGGTCACTGAATGCTACCTTTTCCATGacaattatgtgttttattacattatacAGAGCCATTGTCTGTTTGgttctttttattgtttgtacTTATTTGGCCAACAGTCTTACTCAGCTGAGCATGAAAATTGACCAAACTACATCAAAATATACTTCTTGATGAAATATTGCACCATTAATTAGATTATAAAGTTAAGTTTGTCTGTATGCCTGCTTACAATGAAGCATGAACATCTAAATTTATAAGTTCAGGATGCATTCACTGCTCGTGTTCAAAGCCTCTTGTCGTCTTCCAGGCTGGGGAGGGTGGGTTTGGAGATAAGGCCTGGTTCACATTGTGTAGACATCATGTTCTTCTGTCTTTTATAGCTGTCAAGCAAAGTGGTGCATTATAACAAATCCACTGATGCAGGGTTTTCTAgtacaaaactaactaaaactacAAAAAGTGTGACTCACTAGGAACCGTTTATGTGGCTAAGTCCTGCTTTATTGATGGACAATTAATGAATGCTGGTCTATATTACTGCTGGCTTTGGTGATCCATCTGTAATGTTCTCACCTGTTTCATACTTAAAGTTCAAAAGGAATCAAAACTCTGCTCTTACTGGTTTATTTTCCAAAACCAGTAATTTCAACCATTTTTGGGGGCTACACCCAAAAATTACCGATATGTTTCCAACGTTAGTCACCTACAGGGAGCAGTAGACAACTAGAATATAATGTAATTAgactgattttaaaatcaaataaatcttTATACAACCACATCAACCATATAAGATTCTTATTGTGAAATGAGCTTCCAGCTGGTTTCATGATGAGCATAAAGTAAAAGCATATAGTAAGGGCTGGATCTGGTGGCCCTGAATCCTACCTTAGTTATGCTTAAATAGGTCTTGgatgctgggggattcccatgatctATTGAGTGTTTAATCTTCATTCACTATGTGTTTAAGTaacgtcctgatgacacccagtttgtgctccagcgGATGATAAGAGTCAAAACTTAATGTGGTGGTTTATGTGTATGAGTTGGTTTATGGTAAATATACACTTTTAAATGTCCctcattactgatggaaatctcacagtctaataAGCCTAACCTTTCAAAGCCACTTTTCATACCCTCCCTgttgaatttgatgtgttggtccacCGAGTTACTGTGATCAGTGAATtctagtacgtcctgagatttaaTCTTGTACCAGGTGTCaaccacatacctgaaccaatgacttaGTGGTGTTGCAGGGTCGGATAACAAAGCCCTCTTTACCACTTTTTCCATGTACAATTTGGCCAAAGTGGGTAAAACTGGGGATCGCAAGGCAcacccatgtttttttttttccctgtagtACTCACCCTTTGTATGGGAAAGAAGTGGAattaagacacagttccaaaagcaaattCACTCGGTCGGTGCTGAGATTGGTCccgttgctgaggttggggtaatCATGTAATTTCTTACAAACTACATCCAACACTTCAGTTACTGGAatgcaagtgaagagaaatGTAACATCGATACCATCACTCATTGTTTAGTGTGCAGAGCTACAGTGTATAGCATTGTGCAAAACTTCCTTGGATATTGGATGCTTTGTTTCTGATCTTATGTCCAGTACTTGTACCTAACCACATtcagagaaagggaaaaaaatccagcaaagacctgacacaggacctgagtgATGCATGTGGACATTTAGCTGGTCTATCTACTGTTCACTTAATACCACGAAAAGTATCATCAGAGTTTTATCCGTCATGCAATAACATCTTGAATCATCTGATTGGCAGCATCTTCatgtttcagcatgacaatggtCTCGCCGGATcgaaactcagaccccgctgacTCAGAGACTTATTCCCGTGAAGGAAAGAAAGCCAGGCAACAGCGATCGATTGatttacttgcgcaagggaggcctcgtcaGTATCTCAGGAACGCACTTCAAATCCTATCACAAAATAACCTCGAAAACACAGTTGCAACATACACAACAGTTtacacaagcacctcccaccgTAAAACCCCGCTATGGCTCtaaaagacaaggcactatgtgtgtctgtgtgtgtgtgtgtgtgtgtgtgtgtgtgtgtgtgtgtgtgcacctgtaAGCACATGTGTGCCTGTGCAAGAAcgtgtgtgtgaatatgtgtgtgtttgtatgtgaatTAGTATGTGTCATGGGGGGGTGTTTGTGTAAtctcctgctcaccaaaaggatcataaaagcaggaagcttaccacACAacaaacagatctttcagaaAGGATGTGCCTACAATAAAACCTCAACCCAGCACCAGAGTGGGTGGAGAGatggtcagagacaaaggaatgtctttgatcctactgcttgaactaagacttcacaaatttaagaaacacaatgacaacatttaacaatttgactcaAACAGATGACCtttaagaaacacagagaactaTTCCTAAAGATCCTTAAAAAAGTTAGAGAAAATTGCCTCACAGAATTTAGGCTGAGCTGTACGATACATATGCTCACaccaaatatacatttttaatagtattaaaaggtaaattgtgaatttattttttctgttttcagttttatttgtcatatacaAGGTTGTACAGGGTCAGTACTGCAATTAAATATGTTTGACGAGCAGAAGACAAGTCTCTCAGCAGTGTAATGCAATATAATCTTGAGCTTGAGGGTCTGTGTAGTATctttagctgttcctaggactgcgctcttctggacagagatctctgatgttgttcctCGGATCTGCTGGAGCAACTCGCccagcttgggagtcactgcatcTAGCGCTCCAATCACCACTGAGActactgttaccttcaccctccacatcttctcaagctATTCCCTGatcccttggtatttctcaagcttctcactttccttcttcctgatgttgctgccATTCGGAACCACTACGTCAATCCCTATGGCCGACTTCTTTTGTTGGTCTACCATCACTATGtccagttggttagccaccaccattttgtctccctgtatctggaagtcctaCAGGATCTTAGGGCAGTCATTCACACCATCCTAGGGGGTGTCTCCCATTTTAGTTGCAGCTTTCTTAGCGGCCTCTTCAttgttcccatttgcctgtgggatccccaggaaCTTGTAACTGTCTTCAATGTCTGcaatgtttaatttaatttaatttaatttaatttaatttaatttaatttaatttaatttaatttaatttaatttatatagcgccaaatcacaacaacagtcgcctcaagatgctttatattgtaaggtagaccctacaataatacatcaGTGTTGCCTTCTGGTGGTTGGATCCCCTCACTTCTGACtcctttccctctctttgttatcatctgac
Proteins encoded:
- the LOC134622801 gene encoding interferon-induced very large GTPase 1-like; the protein is MSGKRSVEFLDEITSKRPCQRQTEKLFARLHLQDKLTQKLSPKEFLHFCPSVTQHHVTSEKNLAYMFLHRLMMLDYRARYISVRPDSPEGTDPKSSPVTDISDWDTFLSTIVDTHQKEQTRVHPMDVQMAVFHCSDSFLKQMIVTKLSQCQYALPLLVPDPVTKDIECPLWTFRQITKTWMVSQIKDGACIITVKSSPVCKAQTPLVSFFRLGSLSLSKSQLMNALINDCHNTFFHRNCLGSTRSRHLMDGVAEIAWYCPAGKPTDAFSDCIAFCNLHGDALQVKKQRDILIEKSSINVFLVESFQKDEESRSLLLDLLESHKPLIFIIEDYSCDIVRAKKRKYKMGLKGRNQPDVSEQLKTIIREVLSSADGPSSQPLFQLESMDSISGITVDEHGEACKRGRFAASEIMELITKENTDISKINHLRGDSENEKSENQQETIEESQKQCGAFYSKLFIKTHSALAPIEREYFLKWTQILLDDHSTENFSSVLHSLGENCFEVLPIGNKHDKSDIAFKNQTEMEDISKKLPSGSFRLEHMFREMVHICDCCEYPDLTAELMISGHPVKLIDGDAGHLPLKGISSLLENVIQKLGDKRVFVLSVLGLESPERGGRPTMLNTMLGLQSAVGAAGRCTKSAFMQLLQVSEVMKKDFGTDYVLVVYTEELQGLELEDGTTPQHGNKLATFLVSLGNMTLINIIGADLLRIQVILQIVQTMMRMKKVQLSPRCLFVHQNVTDVPAEKKMDERKLLQKKLDQITKLVKAKEFESECFTDVTQFDIQIDVKYCEHLWEGTLPMSPPNPGYSESLQDLKNNICKASKSAGITLSQLIMKIKDVWNALLNESDKSEMPEEVIEVLEKLRPMVAEECFQYAEDSLKKKSVNQNELMKLCSHFVEQFEQAHKGKSQKSSSSRSWIRSTVRVYTVCTGRTFGADASILEQVNQKSMEVQLTSLEECDIIIVFCPITSRIASDLAAALTREEVSSNDKPVILVLMHHTRDVKYSTGRRNRAELGPNVKLQVDVLFHDTQNGLLQCDRNKQSVEEIHNELYEHT